A genomic window from Leptolyngbya sp. BL0902 includes:
- the lptC gene encoding LPS export ABC transporter periplasmic protein LptC: MVVAILGLGAYWLGIGPLAPPPPLPPPEEEVETGLTLRNVTLEQPDENGVLLWRVKAEEATYSPDRSVATFTRPDGELFQDGEVIYNVTADSGEMRDNGNTIVLRGNIVARGVQNGAILRGQEMEWRPQEDILVLRQDVTGSHPQLRATADEFRVFNRENRMELQGDVVANTVVEDPSTEPWLKLQAQELAWDWDQEQIDSPEALRVEQFKDTTITEVVQGQRGQVDLADQVATLQGAVTMQFLTLPLSVRSEALEWRVKEEQINLNQPLTVVRPTENLVVTARQGTMNLADEVITVSQEVVAVRQDPQSRLTTDRLTWTIPSQTLLAEGQVNYQQTNPALNLNGSRGIGRLQEGIFTVDGGANNDGQVVTEIVPN; this comes from the coding sequence ATGGTCGTGGCTATACTCGGCCTGGGCGCATACTGGCTGGGCATCGGGCCGCTGGCTCCGCCGCCCCCGCTGCCCCCGCCGGAGGAGGAGGTGGAAACCGGGCTGACCCTACGCAATGTGACCCTAGAACAACCCGACGAAAACGGAGTCTTGCTGTGGCGGGTGAAGGCCGAAGAAGCGACCTACAGCCCGGATCGCTCTGTGGCGACGTTTACCCGCCCCGATGGCGAACTATTCCAAGACGGCGAGGTGATCTATAACGTCACTGCCGACAGCGGGGAAATGCGCGACAACGGCAACACCATCGTGCTGCGCGGCAATATTGTGGCTAGGGGTGTTCAAAATGGGGCTATCCTGCGCGGGCAGGAGATGGAGTGGCGACCCCAAGAGGACATCCTCGTGCTGCGCCAGGATGTCACCGGAAGTCACCCCCAACTGCGGGCCACGGCGGACGAATTTCGGGTGTTTAACCGCGAAAATCGGATGGAATTGCAGGGCGACGTGGTGGCCAATACCGTGGTAGAAGACCCCAGCACCGAACCCTGGCTGAAACTCCAGGCCCAAGAACTGGCTTGGGACTGGGATCAAGAACAAATCGATAGCCCCGAAGCCCTACGAGTTGAGCAGTTCAAGGACACGACGATTACCGAAGTGGTGCAAGGCCAGCGTGGGCAGGTGGACTTGGCCGATCAGGTGGCGACGCTCCAGGGAGCTGTGACTATGCAGTTCCTCACCCTACCCTTGTCCGTCCGCAGCGAGGCGCTGGAGTGGCGGGTGAAGGAGGAGCAAATTAACCTCAACCAACCGCTGACCGTAGTGCGCCCCACGGAAAATTTGGTAGTGACGGCCCGCCAAGGCACCATGAACCTGGCTGATGAGGTGATTACCGTTAGCCAAGAGGTGGTGGCCGTACGCCAAGATCCCCAATCCCGCCTCACCACCGACCGCCTCACCTGGACAATTCCTAGCCAAACCCTGTTGGCTGAGGGCCAGGTTAACTATCAGCAGACTAACCCCGCCCTAAACCTCAACGGCAGTCGGGGCATTGGTCGCTTGCAAGAGGGCATCTTTACGGTGGATGGCGGCGCTAACAATGATGGCCAAGTCGTCACCGAGATTGTGCCGAATTGA
- a CDS encoding NYN domain-containing protein has protein sequence MLDSHSLISEDAIFTPEQVLGNRGRVAIFIDGSNLFYAALQLGIEIDYTKLLCKLTAGSRLFRSFFYTGVDRSNEKQQGFLLWMRRNGYRVIAKDLVQLPDGSKKANLDVEIAVDLVALVDYYDTAVLVSGDGDLAYAADAASYRGARIEVVSLRSMTSDSLINVADRYIDLELVKDDIRKNPRAPQHNYTYRPLTPGVGGTDDLPPESATRG, from the coding sequence ATGCTAGATTCCCATTCTTTAATTAGCGAAGACGCCATTTTTACCCCTGAGCAGGTGCTTGGCAACCGAGGTCGGGTAGCGATTTTCATTGATGGATCCAACCTGTTCTATGCTGCTCTGCAACTGGGTATTGAAATCGACTACACCAAGTTACTCTGTAAGCTCACCGCTGGATCCCGCCTGTTTCGGTCGTTTTTCTACACAGGCGTAGACCGCAGTAACGAGAAGCAGCAGGGCTTCTTGCTATGGATGCGCCGCAACGGCTATCGGGTGATTGCTAAGGATTTGGTGCAGTTGCCCGATGGCTCGAAAAAGGCCAATTTGGATGTGGAAATTGCCGTCGATTTGGTCGCCCTCGTAGACTATTACGACACCGCTGTTTTGGTGAGCGGCGATGGCGATTTGGCCTACGCCGCCGATGCCGCCAGCTATCGGGGTGCCCGCATTGAGGTCGTTAGTTTGCGATCCATGACCAGCGACAGCTTGATCAACGTGGCCGACCGCTACATTGACCTGGAACTGGTCAAAGACGACATTCGCAAAAATCCCCGTGCCCCCCAGCACAACTACACCTATCGCCCCCTCACCCCCGGCGTGGGTGGCACCGATGACCTGCCGCCAGAGTCTGCGACAAGGGGCTAG
- a CDS encoding DUF2993 domain-containing protein translates to MFGGFTGFQPNAANDFGERMINSVVTQSLRHMFSRSDSIDVAVRCSPPSKLLQGTVDSFRMEGRGLVIRNEFETEEMMFETDAVAIDVGAAIGGKIRLRQPTQAIAQVVLTEDAINRAFGAELVRQHLEGVNDEALTNLSGGEPLTFRDIHITLQPDQQVTIAAKTDLPNKKDVPIQLTATITVEKRRRIIFANAEFLADGIPDTIKSLSAVLTQGFATVLNRMVDLERFNLDGVLLRVNRLETKGNQLVFSGYAQIDHFPGMA, encoded by the coding sequence ATGTTCGGCGGCTTTACCGGGTTCCAGCCAAACGCAGCGAATGATTTCGGCGAACGGATGATCAATTCCGTGGTCACGCAGTCCCTTCGGCATATGTTCAGCCGTAGCGATTCCATCGACGTGGCGGTGCGTTGTTCGCCCCCCAGCAAGCTCTTGCAGGGCACCGTAGACAGCTTCCGCATGGAAGGACGCGGACTGGTGATCCGCAACGAGTTTGAAACCGAAGAAATGATGTTTGAAACCGATGCCGTCGCCATTGACGTGGGGGCGGCCATCGGCGGCAAAATTCGCCTGCGCCAGCCCACCCAGGCCATCGCCCAGGTGGTGCTCACCGAAGACGCCATTAACCGCGCCTTTGGGGCCGAACTGGTGCGCCAACACCTGGAAGGGGTGAACGACGAAGCGCTCACCAACCTCTCCGGCGGCGAACCCCTCACCTTCCGCGATATTCACATCACCCTCCAGCCCGATCAGCAGGTGACGATTGCCGCCAAAACCGACCTGCCCAATAAAAAAGACGTGCCCATCCAGCTCACGGCCACCATCACCGTGGAAAAGCGGCGACGAATTATCTTCGCCAATGCCGAATTTTTGGCTGACGGCATCCCCGACACGATCAAGTCTCTCTCCGCCGTTTTGACTCAGGGCTTTGCCACCGTCCTCAACCGCATGGTGGATCTGGAGCGCTTTAACCTCGATGGCGTCCTGCTGCGGGTCAACCGTCTGGAAACCAAGGGCAATCAGCTAGTCTTCAGCGGCTACGCCCAAATTGACCATTTCCCCGGCATGGCTTAG
- the metG gene encoding methionine--tRNA ligase: MTFTAAPFAITTPLYYVNDLPHIGSAYTTIAADVVARFHRLTGRPVLMITGTDEHGQKILRTAEERGVSPQDHCDQVVAGFESLWQKLNIQWDRFIRTTSPRHEVIVREFFQRVWDKGDIYQGQQQGWYCVSCEEFKEERDLLDDHRCPLHPNKTVEWRDEQNYFFRLSNYQEKLEQLYAERPDFIQPETRRNEVLSFVKRGLQDFSISRVNLDWGFPVPTDPDHTLYVWFDALLGYVTALQDADEAPNLEAAVAHWWPINIHLIGKDILRFHAVYWPAMLMSAELPVPGRVFGHGFLTKDGLKMGKSLGNTLDPVELVDKYGSDAVRYYFLREIEFGKDGDFNETRFINVLNADLANDLGNLLNRTIKMAARYCGGKVPHGEPMSLTDDHRLKGMGTGLGETVAEAYQQLKFSQACSAILALVQASNKFLDEEAPWSLFKQGKQAETESVLYAVLESVRLAAYLLSPVVPGLSNEIYRQLGYSVDFNQRSIGDQLVYGEHAAWGTLPPGQPLGEAKPIFQRIEMPEATA, from the coding sequence ATGACCTTCACCGCTGCCCCCTTCGCCATCACCACCCCGCTCTACTACGTCAACGATTTGCCCCACATTGGCAGCGCCTACACCACCATCGCGGCGGACGTGGTCGCTCGGTTCCATCGCCTGACGGGGCGACCCGTGCTGATGATTACGGGCACCGATGAGCACGGCCAAAAAATCCTCCGCACCGCCGAAGAACGGGGTGTGTCGCCCCAGGATCACTGCGATCAAGTGGTCGCTGGGTTTGAAAGCCTGTGGCAGAAGTTAAATATCCAGTGGGATCGATTTATTCGCACCACGTCGCCCCGCCACGAGGTGATTGTGCGGGAGTTTTTTCAGCGGGTGTGGGACAAGGGAGACATTTACCAAGGCCAACAACAGGGCTGGTACTGCGTGTCCTGCGAAGAATTTAAAGAAGAGCGGGATTTGTTGGACGACCACCGCTGCCCCCTGCACCCCAATAAAACCGTGGAATGGCGGGACGAGCAAAACTATTTCTTTCGCCTCTCCAACTACCAGGAAAAACTGGAGCAACTCTACGCCGAACGGCCCGATTTCATCCAACCCGAAACCCGCCGCAATGAGGTCTTGAGCTTCGTCAAACGCGGCTTGCAAGACTTTTCCATTTCCCGCGTCAATTTGGATTGGGGCTTTCCCGTCCCCACCGATCCCGACCACACCCTCTACGTCTGGTTTGATGCCCTGTTAGGCTACGTCACGGCCCTCCAGGATGCCGATGAAGCCCCCAATTTAGAAGCCGCTGTCGCCCACTGGTGGCCGATCAACATTCACCTAATTGGCAAGGATATTCTGCGGTTCCATGCCGTGTATTGGCCCGCCATGCTGATGTCAGCGGAATTGCCCGTGCCGGGACGAGTCTTTGGCCATGGCTTTTTGACCAAAGACGGCCTAAAAATGGGAAAAAGCCTTGGCAATACCCTCGATCCCGTGGAGTTGGTCGATAAATATGGCTCTGACGCCGTTCGCTATTATTTCCTTCGCGAGATTGAATTCGGCAAGGATGGAGACTTTAATGAAACCCGATTTATCAACGTTCTCAATGCTGATTTGGCCAATGATTTAGGAAATCTGCTAAATCGCACCATTAAGATGGCGGCGCGTTATTGTGGAGGAAAGGTACCCCATGGGGAACCTATGTCTTTAACGGATGATCATCGGTTGAAGGGCATGGGAACAGGCTTGGGAGAAACCGTTGCCGAGGCCTATCAACAGTTGAAATTTAGTCAGGCTTGCAGCGCTATTTTGGCACTGGTGCAGGCGAGCAACAAGTTTCTAGACGAAGAAGCCCCCTGGAGCCTCTTTAAGCAGGGCAAACAGGCGGAGACGGAATCGGTACTCTACGCCGTGTTGGAATCGGTACGTTTAGCGGCCTACCTGCTTTCCCCCGTAGTGCCGGGGTTGAGTAATGAGATCTATCGGCAATTGGGCTACTCGGTGGACTTTAACCAGCGATCCATCGGGGATCAATTGGTCTACGGAGAACACGCCGCCTGGGGTACCTTGCCACCGGGTCAGCCCCTAGGAGAAGCCAAGCCCATTTTTCAGCGCATTGAGATGCCTGAAGCGACAGCTTAG
- a CDS encoding type II toxin-antitoxin system PemK/MazF family toxin, whose product MTISAGEFWLADIPFTNGKASKKRPVLVLWLDGFDAVVAAVTSAPPRTPTDVALQAWEEGGLRVPSTVRLSRLDCLEQRLLIVQMGKITTDDAAQIRATWQEKINLQF is encoded by the coding sequence ATGACCATCTCGGCGGGTGAATTTTGGCTTGCTGATATTCCCTTTACCAATGGCAAAGCCTCCAAGAAACGGCCTGTTTTGGTGCTGTGGCTCGATGGCTTTGATGCTGTCGTTGCGGCTGTGACCTCGGCCCCACCGCGCACCCCAACCGATGTGGCCTTACAAGCCTGGGAGGAGGGCGGTTTACGGGTTCCTTCTACCGTTCGCCTTTCTCGACTGGATTGTCTAGAACAACGACTACTGATCGTCCAGATGGGGAAGATCACAACAGATGATGCAGCCCAGATTAGGGCGACCTGGCAAGAAAAAATCAACCTGCAATTTTGA
- a CDS encoding helicase HerA domain-containing protein, which produces MTTPHPLGSVIQGSLSQGLEIRLHPDISVEEMRVGKFLVVRGRRSQFFCMLTDVALGTGSQRILAHPPEPENLFLQEVLAGTGTYGTLSLIPMLMFTEDTRTREQGSGSRGRNNAVQDGGGSYVAQSSAEVDLLPVKTIPAHFSQVYEASKRDFRIIFGWEDDPHRRNFAIGQPIDMEVPVCLDLDRFVERSNGIFGKSGTGKSFLTRLLLAGTIQRGAAVNLIFDMHSEYGWEAVSEGKHFSTVKGLRQLFPGQVQIFTLDPDSTQRRGVNDAQELFIGFDQIDVEDLALVRGELNLSEASLENAIILRNEFGKSWINRLLMMTNEEIQEFCETKMGSKSSIMALQRKLTRLADLKYLRNTSTTNYVNKILAALDEGQHVVVEFGSQSTMLAYMLATNVIARRIHASYVHKADRFLQTKNPVDRPRQLMITIEEAHRFLDPATAKQTIFGTIAREMRKYFVTLLVVDQRPSGIDNEVMSQIGTRITALLNDEKDIDAIFTGVSGGQNLRSVLAKLDSKQQALILGHAVPMPVVVRTRPYDSTFYAQVGQTAWEDLPDDLVLPAAAQARADLGL; this is translated from the coding sequence ATGACGACACCCCATCCCCTCGGTTCGGTCATTCAAGGCTCCCTTAGTCAAGGGCTTGAAATCCGCCTGCATCCTGATATTTCGGTGGAGGAGATGCGGGTGGGTAAGTTTTTGGTGGTGCGGGGACGGCGATCTCAGTTCTTTTGTATGCTGACCGACGTGGCCTTGGGGACAGGAAGTCAGCGAATCTTGGCCCATCCCCCAGAACCGGAAAATCTCTTTTTGCAGGAGGTGTTGGCGGGTACGGGTACCTACGGAACCTTGAGCTTAATTCCTATGCTGATGTTTACGGAGGACACACGAACTAGGGAACAGGGATCAGGAAGCAGAGGCCGAAATAATGCTGTCCAGGATGGCGGGGGCAGCTATGTGGCGCAGAGCAGTGCAGAGGTCGATCTGCTCCCGGTGAAGACCATTCCAGCCCACTTTAGCCAGGTCTACGAAGCCAGCAAGCGGGATTTTCGGATCATTTTTGGTTGGGAGGATGATCCCCATCGGCGTAATTTTGCCATTGGTCAGCCGATTGATATGGAGGTGCCTGTTTGTTTAGATTTAGATCGATTTGTGGAGCGCAGCAACGGTATTTTTGGTAAATCGGGTACTGGAAAGTCCTTTCTGACCAGGCTGCTCTTAGCGGGTACCATCCAGCGGGGAGCGGCGGTTAACCTCATTTTTGACATGCACTCAGAATACGGTTGGGAGGCCGTTAGCGAGGGCAAGCACTTTAGTACAGTCAAAGGGCTACGACAACTGTTTCCTGGACAAGTGCAAATCTTTACCCTCGATCCAGACTCTACCCAGCGCCGAGGAGTAAACGATGCCCAGGAATTATTTATCGGCTTTGACCAAATTGATGTAGAAGATTTAGCCTTGGTGCGAGGAGAACTCAACCTTTCTGAGGCGAGTTTAGAAAACGCGATTATCCTCCGTAACGAGTTTGGCAAGTCTTGGATTAACCGTCTATTGATGATGACGAATGAGGAAATCCAGGAGTTTTGCGAAACCAAAATGGGCAGCAAGTCTTCCATTATGGCCCTGCAACGAAAACTAACTCGTCTAGCAGATTTGAAGTATTTACGAAATACCAGCACAACGAATTATGTCAACAAGATTCTGGCCGCATTAGACGAAGGGCAGCATGTCGTTGTAGAATTTGGCTCCCAGTCTACAATGCTGGCCTATATGCTGGCGACTAATGTGATTGCGCGGCGAATCCATGCCAGCTATGTCCATAAGGCCGACCGATTTTTGCAGACCAAAAACCCGGTAGATCGTCCTCGTCAACTGATGATTACCATCGAAGAAGCCCATCGTTTCCTCGACCCTGCCACCGCCAAACAAACCATTTTTGGCACCATTGCGCGGGAGATGCGGAAGTACTTTGTTACCCTATTAGTGGTGGATCAGCGGCCCTCCGGCATTGACAACGAAGTGATGTCCCAAATTGGCACCCGCATCACTGCCCTGCTCAACGACGAAAAGGACATTGACGCTATCTTTACCGGGGTTTCTGGCGGTCAAAATTTGCGCTCTGTTCTCGCTAAGTTGGACTCTAAACAACAGGCGCTGATCCTTGGCCATGCGGTGCCCATGCCCGTCGTGGTTCGTACCCGTCCCTACGACAGCACCTTTTATGCCCAAGTGGGGCAAACCGCCTGGGAAGACTTACCCGATGATTTAGTGCTGCCTGCTGCCGCCCAAGCCAGGGCCGATTTGGGACTGTAA
- a CDS encoding PAS domain S-box protein: MSDPTTAELQSLESRWLEELPSNQSILQRIFDALPIATGLYQIFPEGRMLHLNRRFTDLFGYTIRDLPPLAEWISPAHHEPDHCQQLQSQWSAMVHHMQQTQKQVEPKEFKVLCQDGYAKNVLISLAPIYDLALISFVDITDFKDQERQLNLVQDEYLKILENAPIAIASYLDLEPDPTITFMNKRFQELFSFNQSEISTVSKWFEQAYPDSQYRHEVFVKWHDLIDRQQTTGKVEYLQCKVTNKRSEELEILFGAIISDDQVIVTMQDLTELKTVESELDQAREALAKTALAITEAIPVGTYTMVKQPDQPLAYFSFMSERFLQLTGLERQEAESDPLKGFACVHPEDYEAWVALNAEAFAQKRPFYGETRVVLDDEIRWITAESIPRDLPDGTTVWEGVLTDITKTKRYEEELKQVHNELSKANQHLEEKVNKRTAELEASRSKFQRLLDDIGDKFVVFSHTDSIITYVSNGISHIFGISPDDIIGESWITAIHWHPESLKIAEIELARMIARRSDLQLELSFTRPDGVPKTVSVLQHGVWDQSGNLVAVDGLVEDITERKKALSALEASEAKYRSFIETANDIIYSINPEGYFIYLSPNVEDILGFYPEELQGLPFVEVLHPDDADHCQQFFNAVISGERKRGLEYRVKHKDGSWRWHTSSAFPQVNEQGEVVAFMGFGYDTTERKIADLKQQELNQALIKANRLKDEFLAMMSHELRTPLNAILGMAESLQENVFGDINSRQEQAIRIIEKSGDHLLSLINDILDMAKIEAGKIELDLQPVAVHALCDSSLALVDSQAQKKQIQLKVTLPFHLPKIYVDEGRIRQVLLNLLNNAVKFTPDHGQVILEVIYPATSEDQDSSQLRLAVKDTGIGISAEDMARLFQPFVQIDSTLSRQHEGTGLGLVLVKKIVDLHGGKVSVTSEVGIGSCFMVDLPITSPSQDLVPLPSEVQMQSKTMVENRPSRKLPRILIAEDNPTNVLTMKNYLEAKGYRLLIANTGEEAIQLVNTANPDVVIMDIQMPKLNGIDAITTIRANPEFQHLPIIALTALVMEEDREKCLAAGANEYLRKPVRLRALWEAIEHLYQPET; the protein is encoded by the coding sequence ATGTCAGACCCCACTACAGCAGAGCTTCAGAGCCTTGAAAGCCGTTGGTTAGAAGAACTGCCTTCGAATCAGTCAATCCTCCAGCGGATTTTTGATGCTCTGCCCATTGCGACGGGTCTTTATCAGATTTTTCCCGAAGGGAGAATGCTGCACCTTAACCGAAGATTTACGGATCTCTTCGGCTATACTATCCGTGATCTCCCGCCCTTAGCGGAGTGGATTTCCCCAGCTCATCATGAGCCCGATCATTGTCAGCAACTGCAAAGCCAGTGGTCAGCCATGGTTCATCACATGCAGCAGACTCAGAAGCAGGTTGAACCCAAAGAATTTAAGGTTCTTTGCCAGGATGGTTATGCCAAAAATGTCTTGATTAGCCTTGCTCCTATCTACGACCTTGCCTTAATATCTTTTGTTGATATTACAGACTTTAAAGATCAGGAGAGGCAGCTAAATCTCGTTCAAGACGAATATCTTAAAATTCTTGAAAATGCTCCCATTGCCATTGCCAGTTACCTTGACTTAGAACCTGATCCTACGATCACGTTTATGAATAAGCGATTTCAAGAACTGTTTTCCTTCAATCAAAGCGAAATTTCTACCGTATCTAAATGGTTTGAACAAGCTTATCCTGATTCACAGTATCGCCATGAGGTATTTGTGAAATGGCATGATCTAATTGATCGACAACAAACTACTGGTAAAGTAGAGTATCTGCAATGCAAGGTCACGAATAAACGTAGTGAAGAATTAGAAATTCTATTTGGTGCGATCATCTCTGATGATCAAGTAATCGTGACGATGCAGGACTTGACGGAACTTAAAACCGTTGAGTCAGAACTAGATCAAGCTCGTGAAGCATTAGCTAAAACGGCTCTAGCCATTACTGAGGCGATCCCGGTAGGGACGTACACCATGGTAAAGCAGCCCGATCAACCTTTAGCGTACTTTTCCTTTATGAGTGAGCGGTTCCTTCAACTCACGGGATTAGAGCGTCAAGAAGCCGAGTCTGATCCGCTCAAGGGGTTTGCCTGCGTTCATCCAGAGGACTACGAGGCTTGGGTCGCCCTCAATGCAGAAGCATTTGCCCAAAAGAGACCTTTCTATGGTGAAACCCGAGTAGTCTTGGATGATGAAATTCGCTGGATTACGGCTGAGTCTATCCCTCGCGATCTACCCGATGGCACAACTGTATGGGAGGGCGTTTTAACAGATATTACTAAAACCAAACGCTATGAGGAAGAATTAAAGCAAGTTCACAACGAGCTTTCAAAGGCTAATCAACATTTAGAGGAGAAAGTCAACAAGCGTACGGCAGAGTTAGAGGCTAGTCGTTCTAAATTTCAGAGGCTTCTGGATGATATCGGAGATAAGTTTGTCGTGTTTAGTCACACAGACTCCATCATCACCTATGTGAGTAATGGTATTAGTCATATTTTTGGTATTAGTCCTGATGACATTATTGGAGAATCTTGGATAACTGCTATTCATTGGCATCCTGAAAGTCTCAAAATAGCCGAAATTGAATTAGCTAGGATGATTGCTCGCCGTAGTGATCTTCAGTTAGAGCTCTCCTTTACTCGACCGGATGGAGTACCAAAAACAGTTAGCGTTTTACAACATGGAGTTTGGGATCAATCTGGTAATTTAGTTGCGGTTGATGGCTTAGTTGAAGATATCACTGAACGAAAGAAGGCACTATCGGCCTTAGAAGCTAGCGAAGCTAAATATCGCAGCTTTATCGAAACAGCCAATGATATTATCTATAGTATTAATCCAGAAGGATATTTTATCTATCTGTCTCCCAACGTGGAAGACATTCTTGGGTTTTACCCAGAGGAATTACAAGGACTTCCTTTTGTAGAAGTCTTACATCCCGATGATGCCGATCACTGTCAGCAGTTTTTCAATGCTGTCATTAGCGGTGAGAGGAAACGAGGCTTAGAATATCGTGTGAAGCATAAGGATGGCTCTTGGCGCTGGCATACTAGCAGTGCTTTCCCTCAGGTAAATGAGCAGGGGGAGGTCGTGGCCTTCATGGGTTTTGGTTACGATACAACAGAACGAAAAATTGCGGACTTAAAACAGCAGGAACTCAACCAAGCGCTCATTAAAGCTAATCGCCTCAAGGATGAGTTTTTGGCCATGATGAGTCATGAACTACGGACACCCCTCAACGCTATTTTAGGTATGGCAGAAAGTCTTCAAGAGAATGTTTTTGGCGACATCAACTCACGGCAAGAGCAGGCCATTAGAATTATCGAAAAAAGTGGCGATCATCTACTCTCACTGATTAACGATATTCTTGATATGGCCAAGATTGAAGCGGGGAAAATCGAGCTAGACCTACAGCCTGTGGCGGTTCATGCTCTCTGCGACTCTAGCTTGGCCCTAGTAGATTCCCAGGCTCAGAAAAAACAAATTCAGCTTAAGGTTACTCTTCCTTTTCACCTGCCTAAAATTTACGTCGATGAAGGTCGAATCCGTCAGGTATTATTAAACCTTCTCAATAATGCCGTGAAGTTCACCCCTGACCATGGCCAAGTTATCCTAGAGGTGATTTATCCTGCTACCAGTGAGGATCAGGATTCTAGTCAACTTCGCCTTGCCGTGAAGGATACGGGCATTGGCATCTCTGCTGAAGATATGGCGCGACTCTTTCAGCCCTTTGTACAAATTGACAGTACCCTTAGTCGTCAACATGAAGGTACAGGACTAGGCTTGGTGCTCGTGAAGAAAATTGTGGATCTCCACGGGGGCAAGGTGTCTGTGACTAGTGAAGTCGGAATCGGCAGTTGCTTTATGGTTGATCTTCCCATTACATCTCCCTCCCAAGACCTTGTCCCTTTGCCTTCTGAGGTTCAGATGCAATCCAAGACTATGGTGGAGAATCGACCTTCCCGGAAATTACCCCGAATTTTGATTGCTGAAGATAACCCAACCAACGTTCTTACGATGAAGAATTACCTGGAGGCTAAGGGATATCGCCTATTAATTGCGAACACTGGAGAAGAAGCTATTCAATTGGTGAATACCGCAAACCCTGACGTAGTAATTATGGATATTCAGATGCCCAAGCTAAACGGCATTGACGCCATTACTACCATCCGTGCTAACCCTGAGTTTCAGCACCTGCCGATTATCGCGTTAACGGCACTCGTGATGGAGGAAGATCGGGAAAAATGCCTTGCGGCGGGTGCTAATGAATACCTGCGTAAGCCCGTTCGTCTGAGGGCATTATGGGAGGCGATTGAGCATCTCTATCAGCCAGAAACCTGA
- a CDS encoding sirohydrochlorin chelatase, whose translation MAIAPIITAPEDFTPPALAPWEPLPMKRPLLLVGHGSRDTDGRDRLLEFAAAYQALDTSRPVIPCFLELTEPTIQDGVDQCVAQGYTDISVLPILLFAARHNKFDVTNELDRARLRHPQVTFHYGRHFGITPEIIRLWQDRLEELDTPAFNPQGIAREDTVLLFVGRGASDPDANGDVYKLARILWEGSRYHTVEICFIGITHPRLEEGFRRARLYQPKRIIVLPYFLFTGVLVKKIVDITQQEQAQHPDITVTYLPEMGSHPRLMQILREREIETQLGQVQMNCEMCKFRLAAVGAGASHGHDHGHGHDHSHSHDHGHAHGHGHDHGHHHHGEPVDLFPQPEDYHQRAWQVP comes from the coding sequence ATGGCCATCGCTCCCATCATTACCGCCCCAGAGGACTTTACCCCGCCCGCCCTGGCCCCATGGGAGCCCCTGCCGATGAAGCGTCCCCTGTTGTTGGTGGGGCACGGTAGCCGCGACACCGATGGCAGGGATCGCCTGCTGGAGTTCGCCGCCGCTTACCAGGCGTTGGATACCTCCCGTCCCGTGATCCCCTGCTTTCTGGAACTGACGGAACCCACCATCCAGGACGGGGTGGATCAATGCGTAGCCCAGGGCTATACCGATATTTCGGTGCTGCCCATTTTGCTGTTTGCCGCCCGCCACAACAAGTTTGACGTCACCAACGAGCTCGACCGTGCCCGCCTGCGCCATCCCCAGGTCACGTTTCACTATGGTCGCCACTTTGGCATCACCCCCGAAATTATTCGCCTCTGGCAAGATCGCCTAGAGGAACTGGATACCCCCGCCTTTAACCCCCAGGGCATTGCCCGCGAAGACACCGTACTGCTGTTTGTGGGACGCGGAGCCAGCGACCCCGACGCCAACGGCGATGTCTATAAACTGGCCCGAATTTTGTGGGAAGGGAGCCGCTACCACACCGTCGAAATCTGCTTCATCGGCATCACCCACCCCCGCCTAGAGGAAGGCTTTCGCCGCGCCCGTCTGTACCAGCCCAAGCGCATCATTGTATTGCCCTATTTCCTGTTTACCGGGGTGCTGGTGAAAAAGATCGTCGATATCACCCAGCAAGAACAGGCCCAACATCCCGATATCACCGTCACCTACCTGCCTGAAATGGGGAGCCACCCCCGGCTGATGCAAATTTTGCGAGAGCGCGAAATTGAAACCCAGCTCGGCCAAGTGCAGATGAACTGCGAAATGTGCAAATTTCGCCTCGCCGCTGTGGGGGCGGGTGCCAGCCACGGCCACGATCACGGTCACGGTCATGATCACAGCCATAGCCACGATCATGGTCACGCCCACGGCCATGGCCACGATCACGGCCATCACCACCATGGCGAACCCGTAGATCTCTTCCCTCAGCCAGAGGATTATCACCAGCGGGCATGGCAAGTTCCCTAG